The Triticum aestivum cultivar Chinese Spring chromosome 3A, IWGSC CS RefSeq v2.1, whole genome shotgun sequence genome includes a region encoding these proteins:
- the LOC123060649 gene encoding potassium channel KAT2 has translation MDNISNIFHNDLLPSLGARANQSIKLRKFIISPYDSRYRIWETFLLVLVVYSAWIYPFELAFLRHLSWKLFLVENIVNSFFAIDIVLTFFLAYLDHKSYLLVDNPKRIAARYLSSWFILDVCSTIPYQPFGLLFNKHGNGLAYRTLNMLRLWRLRRLSALFARLEKDIRLNYYWIRCTKLISVTLFAIHCSGCFIYLIADTYPDPSRTWIGAAIPNYRSESLWIRYVTAIYWSITTLTTTGYGDLHAENPREMSFCICFMLFNLGLTAYLIGNMTNLVVQGSCRTRNFRDTIHAASRFAARNQLPEQIRDEMLAHICLRYKTEGLKQKETLDSLPKAIRSSIACHLYLPVLEKIYLFHGVSFTCRLQLVTTMEAEYYPPRETVILQNETPTDVYILVSGAVEERIMIDGREKVEKLLSGGDIFGEIGVLCNIPQPFTFRTSRISQLLRLNTTVLKNIIQENKHDKEIIMNNLYQKMNSDQRFSTDTMEVCEETLDQHFGEYNGCFASNQVNINNESKAGETIRLACSEERCKELNESDRHGAIHSTTEQGSFNTNIDFPDKGESMENHVATSQLTDKWKADEHEHTSTDNCMTGYGGARERFKNIRQDTILGQPKITDKMLTCLVAGELQEITDTRTEAGSVVSERKRVTIHMHPQQNKSLAVPYAEVINLPESLDQLFGIAREKFPGYCPVKLFNQDFAEIDDITVIRDGDQLFLMEV, from the exons ATGGATAATATTAGCAACATCTTCCACAATGACCTACTCCCATCTCTAGGAGCAAGAGCAAACCAATCTATCAAGTTGAGAAAATTCATCATTTCTCCCTATGATTCCCGTTACAG GATCTGGGAAACGTTCTTGCTTGTGCTCGTTGTTTATTCAGCATGGATCTACCCGTTTGAGCTAGCATTTCTGAGACATCTCTCATGGAAGCTTTTCCTAGTTGAGAACATTGTCAACAGCTTCTTCGCAATTGATATTGTTCTCACCTTTTTTCTAGCGTATCTTGATCACAAGTCTTATCTTCTAGTGGATAATCCAAAAAGGATTGCAGCTAG ATATCTCTCTTCCTGGTTCATTCTTGACGTCTGTTCCACGATTCCATATCAACCGTTTGGGCTACTCTTTAACAAGCATGGAAATGGCCTTGCCTATAGGACACTTAACATGCTTCGATTATGGCGTCTCCGACGCCTCAGTGCTTTATTTGCCAG GCTTGAAAAGGATATCCGATTGAACTACTACTGGATAAGGTGCACCAAACTAATTTCT GTTACTCTTTTTGCAATACATTGTTCAGGATGTTTCATTTACTTAATAGCTGATACATATCCCGATCCATCAAGAACCTGGATAGGAGCAGCAATACCAAACTACAGATCAGAGAGTCTATGGATTCGATATGTGACAGCAATTTATTGGTCCATTACAACACTCACAACAACTGGTTATGGCGATTTACATGCGGAGAATCCAAGAGAAATGTCATTttgcatatgtttcatgctatttaACCTGGGATTGACAGCATACCTCATTGGTAACATGACAAACCTAGTTGTCCAGGGAAGTTGCCGTACCAGGAACTTT AGAGATACCATCCATGCTGCCTCTCGGTTTGCTGCAAGGAATCAGTTACCTGAACAAATTAGGGATGAAATGCTAGCTCATATCTGCCTGAGGTATAAGACAGAAGGGCTGAAACAGAAGGAAACATTGGATAGTCTCCCCAAGGCAATTCGTTCAAGCATAGCGTGCCATTTATACCTCCCTGTCCTAGAAAAAATATATCTTTTTCATGGTGTTTCTTTTACTTGCAGGCTCCAATTG GTTACCACAATGGAAGCAGAGTACTACCCACCAAGAGAAACTGTCATACTCCAGAATGAAACGCCTACAGATGTTTACATATTAGTTTCAGGAGCAGTG GAAGAACGGATAATGATTGATGGGCGAGAAAAG GTTGAGAAACTACTATCAGGTGGTGACATATTTGGTGAAATAGGAGTTCTCTGCAACATTCCCCAGCCATTTACATTCCGCACGTCCAGAATTTCACAACTATTAAGGCTTAACACAACAGTGCTAAAAAACATTATTCAGGAAAACAAACACGACAAGGAAATTATAATGAACAATCTTTACCAG AAAATGAACTCGGATCAAAGGTTCTCTACTGACACGATGGAAGTATGCGAAGAGACGCTCGATCAACACTTTGGAGAGTACAACGGATGTTTTGCATCCAATCAGGTCAACATAAACAATGAATCAAAAGCAGGAGAAACAATAAGACTGGCTTGCAGTGAAGAACGTTGTAAAGAACTCAATGAATCAGACAGACATGGAGCAATTCACAGTACTACGGAACAGGGTTCCTTTAATACAAACATTGATTTTCCTGATAAAGGTGAAAGTATGGAAAATCATGTTGCTACAAGTCAGCTTACGGACAAATGGAAGGCAGATGAGCATGAACATACATCGACCGACAACTGCATGACAGGATATGGAGGGGCTCGAGAGAGGTTCAAAAACATACGGCAAGACACAATATTAGGGCAGCCAAAAATCACAGATAAAATGCTTACATGCTTAGTTGCTGGAGAACTCCAGGAGATCACTGATACACGCACAGAAGCTGGTTCTGTGGTTTCAGAAAGAAAAAGAGTGACAATTCATATGCATCCACAACAGAACAAAAGCTTAGCAGTACCATATGCAGAAGTCATAAATCTACCAGAATCTCTGGATCAACTTTTCGGCATAGCTC GTGAGAAGTTTCCGGGTTATTGTCCTGTGAAGCTGTTCAATCAAGATTTTGCTGAAATTGACGATATAACAGTAATTCGAGATGGTGACCAGTTGTTTCTTATGGAAGTTTGA